The sequence AAGTACAAGATCATCGCCTTTATCACCAGTGCCGCCATGGCAGGCCTGCTGGGCGCCACGGCCTGGGCCCTGAAGCTCAACTATGTCTACCCTGCGGACGTGTTCGAGATCCACTACACGGTGGAGGCGATCATCATCGTTCTGCTGGGCGGCGCCGGGACCCTTCTCGGACCCATCGTGGGCGGACTGATCTACGGGATCTCCAAATATTACCTGTCCATTGTGCTGCCCGGATTCCAGCTCCTCATCTTCGCTCCCATCATCATCGGCATCATCGTCCTGTTCCCCGAGGGAACGGTGGGAGTCCTCAAGAAGAGGCTCATGGGTACACCACTGCAAAAATACGTAATCTGAGGATTGAAACATGCCCCTGTTAAGATGCGAGAACGTAACGAAACGGTTCGGCGGCCTGGTGGCGGTCGACGACATGACCTTCCAGATCCACCCCGGAGAAACGCTGGCTATTGTCGGCCCCAACGGAGCCGGGAAAACGACCATGTTCAACCTCATCAACGGTGTGTTCCCCGCGGACGAGGGCAGGATCTGGTTCGAAGGCGTGGACGTCACCAATTACCCTGCCTACAAGAGGGCCCATCTCGGGATGGGGCGCACCTTCCAGATCCCCAGGCCTTTCTCTTCGGCCACCGTTCAGGAGAACATCGCCATCGGAGCCATGTTCGGCGCGTCCGGCAGCGAGACATCCGTGGACAAGGCCATGGAGATGGCCGATTACTACATCGATCTCATCGGGCTTAAAAATTACCGTGACAAGCCGGCCGGAGGTCTTACCCCCATCGAGAAAAAACTGGTGGAAATCGCCCGATCACTGGCCATGAAGCCCCGGCTCCTGCTCATGGACGAGTCCATGGCAGGGATGAACCCCAAGGATATCGACGAGATGGTCAAGTTCATCAAGCATATCCGGGATACCGAGGGGATCGCCATCGTGGCCATGGTGGAGCACATCATGAGGGCGGTGGCGGGTCTGGCTGAAAGGGTCATCGTCATGCACCAGGGAGCGCTGCTCGTGGACGAGGCAACAAGGGAGGCCCTCACCGACCCCAGGGTCATCGAGGTCTACCTGGGAAGGCCCGCGGAGGAGTACGATGCTTAAGGCCGAGAAGATCGAATCAGGTTACGGACCGATGCAGGTCCTCTGGGGCCCGAATGTCGAGGTCAAGGCCGGAACCATCACGTCCCTGCTCGGACCCAACGGGTCAGGAAAGTCGACCCTCCTCTGGACCATCCTGGGATCGGTCAAGGCCCGGAGCGGGACGGTGACATACGAGGGAAATGACGTCACCACCCTGCCGCCCCACAAGAAGGTTGACCTTGGGCTCACCATGGTCCCTGAAGGAAAACACCTGTTCAAGGAGATGACCGTTTACGACAACCTCATCATGGGCGCTTATCGCAAGGAGGCCCAGGCGGTCAGGGAAGAGAACCTCGAGCTCGTTTACTCCATGTTCCCCATATTGAAGGAGAGACACATCCAGAAAGCCGGATCCCTTTCAGGGGGGCAGCAGCAGATGGTCACCATCGGC is a genomic window of bacterium containing:
- a CDS encoding ABC transporter ATP-binding protein, which gives rise to MPLLRCENVTKRFGGLVAVDDMTFQIHPGETLAIVGPNGAGKTTMFNLINGVFPADEGRIWFEGVDVTNYPAYKRAHLGMGRTFQIPRPFSSATVQENIAIGAMFGASGSETSVDKAMEMADYYIDLIGLKNYRDKPAGGLTPIEKKLVEIARSLAMKPRLLLMDESMAGMNPKDIDEMVKFIKHIRDTEGIAIVAMVEHIMRAVAGLAERVIVMHQGALLVDEATREALTDPRVIEVYLGRPAEEYDA
- a CDS encoding ABC transporter ATP-binding protein is translated as MLKAEKIESGYGPMQVLWGPNVEVKAGTITSLLGPNGSGKSTLLWTILGSVKARSGTVTYEGNDVTTLPPHKKVDLGLTMVPEGKHLFKEMTVYDNLIMGAYRKEAQAVREENLELVYSMFPILKERHIQKAGSLSGGQQQMVTIGRALMTRPKLIMMDEPSQGLAPKLVHEIFETIEKMKEDVGLTILLVEQNAAASLSAADYVYVMHEGSIKAEGTPDEIKGSDEIKEAYLGM